One genomic region from Curtobacterium sp. 9128 encodes:
- a CDS encoding D-alanine--D-alanine ligase gives MAELTRRHVVVVAGGISHERDVSLRSGRRVADSLTGYGWQVDLRDADASLLPALTESRPDVVWPALHGASGEDGALRGILEALDIPFVGSRSTSARLAWDKPTASALVARTGVHTPRSVTLSHDVFRELGAVGVLESIAAEHPVPLAVKPARGGSAQGVTLVEDTNDLPRAMVTAYTYCDDVVVEQLIRGTEVAVGIIDTGDGPVALAPVEIVPRNGFYGFEARYNAGETTFYTPARLSDEHAAAAASAAVAAHSALGLRHISRVDLIIDGAGTPWFLEANVLPGLTETSLVPQALSASGFDLGWTYAELAEQAMRDHNA, from the coding sequence ATGGCCGAGCTCACCCGTCGTCACGTCGTCGTCGTCGCTGGGGGCATCTCGCACGAGCGTGATGTCTCCCTGCGCTCGGGCCGGCGCGTGGCTGACTCGCTGACGGGGTACGGCTGGCAGGTCGACCTCCGGGACGCTGACGCGTCCCTGCTGCCGGCCCTCACCGAGTCCCGCCCGGACGTCGTGTGGCCGGCCCTGCACGGAGCGTCCGGCGAGGACGGCGCGCTCCGCGGCATCCTGGAGGCCCTGGACATCCCCTTCGTCGGCTCACGTTCCACGTCGGCCCGGCTGGCATGGGACAAGCCCACGGCGTCCGCGTTGGTCGCCAGGACCGGCGTGCACACCCCGCGCTCGGTGACGTTGTCCCACGACGTCTTCCGCGAGCTCGGTGCTGTCGGGGTCCTCGAGAGCATCGCGGCAGAGCACCCGGTCCCGCTCGCGGTGAAGCCAGCACGGGGCGGGAGCGCGCAGGGCGTCACGCTCGTCGAGGACACGAACGACCTCCCGCGAGCGATGGTGACCGCGTACACGTACTGCGACGACGTCGTCGTCGAGCAGCTCATCCGTGGCACCGAGGTGGCCGTGGGGATCATCGACACGGGCGACGGTCCCGTGGCCCTGGCTCCGGTCGAGATCGTGCCCAGGAACGGCTTCTACGGCTTCGAGGCACGGTACAACGCGGGGGAGACGACGTTCTACACGCCGGCCCGTCTCTCGGACGAGCACGCGGCGGCAGCAGCGTCGGCGGCCGTCGCTGCCCACAGTGCGCTCGGTCTCCGGCACATCTCCCGCGTCGACCTGATCATCGACGGCGCGGGGACCCCCTGGTTCCTGGAGGCGAACGTGCTCCCGGGTCTCACCGAGACCTCCCTGGTGCCGCAAGCACTGTCCGCGTCGGGGTTCGACCTCGGGTGGACGTACGCCGAACTCGCCGAGCAGGCGATGCGCGACCACAACGCGTAG
- a CDS encoding ATP-dependent Clp protease proteolytic subunit, with translation MADSPSIPMFDMHARRELLERRVLVLDGALDDDNGTLLMTQLLTLSADDPATDIQLWIHSPGGSVPAMLAIRDLMRAIPNDVSTLVLGMACSAGQFLLSAGAPGKRRAFQHSRVLMHQGSAGIGGSAVDIELQADALRSTRDTVLGLIASDTGQPLDRVFEDSLHDHWYSAQEALDYGFVDVVLTSAEDIVPTPRAGRSRTGFVGTGVDGVGLEVAR, from the coding sequence ATGGCTGATTCACCCTCCATCCCGATGTTCGACATGCATGCGCGTCGAGAGCTGCTCGAGCGGCGGGTCCTCGTCCTCGACGGGGCACTCGACGACGACAACGGCACGCTCCTCATGACGCAGCTGCTCACGCTGAGCGCTGACGACCCCGCCACAGACATCCAGCTCTGGATCCATTCGCCCGGTGGCTCCGTCCCCGCGATGCTCGCGATCCGCGACCTCATGCGGGCAATCCCGAACGACGTGAGCACGCTCGTCCTCGGCATGGCCTGCAGTGCCGGACAGTTCCTGCTCTCCGCCGGGGCGCCGGGGAAGCGCCGCGCATTCCAACACTCCCGCGTCCTGATGCACCAAGGGTCAGCGGGCATCGGTGGTTCGGCCGTGGACATCGAGTTGCAAGCAGACGCCCTGCGCTCCACCCGCGACACCGTGCTCGGACTCATCGCGAGCGACACCGGGCAGCCACTCGACCGCGTCTTCGAGGACTCGCTCCACGACCACTGGTACTCCGCCCAGGAAGCACTGGACTACGGGTTCGTCGACGTCGTCCTCACGAGCGCCGAGGACATCGTTCCCACGCCGCGGGCCGGACGATCGCGGACGGGCTTCGTCGGTACCGGCGTCGACGGTGTGGGACTGGAGGTGGCGCGATGA
- a CDS encoding ATP-dependent Clp protease proteolytic subunit produces MSSYTIPNVVARDARGERIMDVYSHLLTERIVYLGTAIDAGVANTLIAQLLYLESDNPDSEVQLYVNCDGGDPSAMLGIYDTMRFLKPDVATTCVGQAVGVGAALLAAGAAGKRAALPHARVVLHQPASQGQGTIPDLILQADELVRIRSDMEAIVAEHSGQTAARLRADTDHDRVFSAIQAREYGLIDHVLAAR; encoded by the coding sequence ATGAGCAGCTACACGATCCCCAACGTCGTCGCCCGTGATGCGCGCGGCGAACGCATCATGGATGTCTACTCCCACCTGCTCACCGAGCGCATCGTCTACCTCGGTACCGCGATCGACGCCGGGGTCGCGAACACCCTCATCGCGCAGCTGCTGTACCTGGAGTCCGACAACCCGGACTCGGAGGTCCAGCTCTACGTCAACTGCGACGGGGGAGACCCCAGCGCGATGCTCGGCATCTACGACACGATGCGCTTCCTCAAGCCCGACGTCGCGACGACCTGCGTCGGACAGGCCGTGGGAGTCGGAGCTGCTCTCCTCGCTGCCGGCGCTGCAGGCAAGCGTGCGGCCCTGCCACATGCGCGAGTAGTCCTCCATCAACCGGCGTCACAGGGGCAGGGGACGATCCCGGACCTCATCCTGCAGGCGGACGAGCTCGTGCGCATCCGGAGCGACATGGAAGCGATCGTGGCGGAGCACTCCGGGCAGACGGCCGCACGCCTCCGCGCCGACACGGACCACGACCGCGTGTTCTCGGCCATCCAGGCCCGTGAGTACGGACTGATCGACCACGTCCTCGCGGCACGCTGA
- a CDS encoding YdcF family protein produces MIGAALGGVFWSEWVHARASTRRLGTARIGRTSHGVVVVLGFADPGPTANSINRWRARMAVRSAVPGSSTIITSGGSVRGAVAEATLLARHIRSDLGWNGPLIEETASTSTWENVRNVIPDLESADWIVFASNALHAEKAREYLRRQRPDLAARLVRGREHRFGEMSYVKPLFAVVGLLKLRALR; encoded by the coding sequence GTGATCGGCGCCGCTCTCGGAGGAGTCTTCTGGTCCGAGTGGGTGCACGCCCGTGCGTCCACTCGTCGTCTCGGCACCGCTCGGATCGGGAGAACGAGCCACGGCGTCGTCGTGGTGCTCGGGTTCGCAGACCCGGGGCCCACCGCGAACAGCATCAACCGATGGCGCGCACGGATGGCCGTCCGGTCTGCCGTGCCGGGATCCTCGACGATCATCACCAGTGGGGGATCGGTCCGTGGAGCCGTCGCTGAGGCGACCCTCCTCGCCCGGCACATCCGCTCCGATCTCGGCTGGAACGGCCCGCTGATCGAGGAGACGGCGAGTACCAGCACCTGGGAGAACGTCCGCAACGTGATCCCCGATCTCGAGTCCGCGGACTGGATCGTCTTCGCGTCGAACGCGCTGCACGCCGAGAAGGCGCGCGAGTACCTGCGGCGACAGCGCCCCGACCTCGCTGCGCGCCTCGTGCGCGGCCGGGAACACCGCTTCGGGGAGATGTCCTACGTGAAGCCGTTGTTCGCCGTGGTGGGGCTCCTGAAGCTGCGCGCGCTGCGCTGA